One window of the Atribacteraceae bacterium genome contains the following:
- a CDS encoding ABC transporter ATP-binding protein, translated as MVNPYLVVQNLTFAYNRRTVLHGLSFALSEGDFIGILGPNGSGKSTLLHCLAGLEKPKGGSVQLGGENLGRLDRRELSRRVAIVFQDVPQGLDLPCFEVVMLGRFAHRRHKEAENDDDFQAVESAMRLTATSHFSDRPFNELSGGEKQRVMIARALAQEPRLLLLDEPTSHLDILHQIEIMGILAGLNKSGIAILAALHDLNLVSQFATRVLLLKKGTILKSGLVSEVMNGPDLEDLMQVEFLVETHSLTGRPYFLPLGERVVPDTAAPRIHLVSGGGSGAPFMRELTERGFRVSVGVVNRLDTDEEVARRLGLLVISAQPFSSFGPETISQAGSLAGEALFVLVVPTYWGRGNEENLAMVLDLQKQGRTILLLSQALEPSWDYTGGSALCSLGQLVERGARVFDDRSALYRFLDNAVKTDR; from the coding sequence ATGGTGAATCCCTACCTTGTGGTACAAAACCTCACCTTTGCCTACAACCGACGGACGGTCCTCCATGGGCTCTCTTTTGCGCTGTCGGAAGGAGATTTCATAGGGATTTTGGGGCCCAACGGATCGGGGAAAAGCACGCTTCTCCATTGTCTGGCCGGCTTGGAAAAGCCGAAAGGGGGTTCGGTTCAACTGGGCGGGGAGAATCTCGGCCGTCTTGACCGCCGGGAACTGTCCAGGCGCGTGGCCATTGTGTTTCAGGATGTTCCCCAGGGGTTGGATCTTCCCTGTTTTGAGGTGGTCATGCTGGGTCGCTTTGCTCACCGCAGGCACAAAGAAGCGGAGAACGACGATGATTTCCAGGCGGTGGAGTCCGCGATGCGTCTGACCGCGACCTCTCATTTTTCCGATCGGCCCTTCAACGAGCTGTCCGGCGGCGAAAAACAACGAGTCATGATCGCCCGGGCACTGGCCCAGGAACCCCGCCTGCTCCTCCTGGACGAACCGACCAGCCATCTGGATATCCTCCATCAGATTGAAATCATGGGTATTCTCGCTGGCCTGAATAAAAGCGGCATAGCTATTCTGGCCGCTTTACACGACCTGAACCTGGTGTCTCAGTTCGCAACCCGGGTGCTTCTCCTGAAAAAGGGGACGATACTCAAGTCCGGCCTGGTGAGCGAGGTGATGAACGGACCGGACTTGGAGGATTTGATGCAGGTGGAATTTCTCGTGGAAACCCATTCTCTGACCGGCCGTCCGTACTTTTTGCCCTTGGGCGAAAGGGTGGTTCCGGACACCGCTGCCCCCCGCATCCACCTGGTTTCAGGCGGAGGGAGCGGCGCGCCGTTCATGCGGGAGCTGACCGAACGCGGTTTTCGAGTAAGCGTGGGGGTCGTAAACCGCCTGGATACCGATGAAGAGGTGGCCCGACGGCTGGGTTTACTGGTGATTTCCGCTCAGCCGTTTTCGTCCTTTGGTCCGGAGACGATATCCCAGGCCGGCTCGCTTGCCGGAGAGGCGCTCTTTGTCCTGGTGGTTCCCACGTACTGGGGCCGGGGAAACGAAGAGAACCTCGCCATGGTCCTGGACTTACAAAAACAGGGAAGGACGATTCTTCTCCTGAGTCAGGCACTGGAGCCTTCCTGGGACTATACCGGCGGATCTGCGCTATGCTCGCTCGGACAACTGGTGGAAAGGGGTGCCCGGGTCTTTGACGATCGGTCGGCCCTCTACCGATTTCTGGACAACGCGGTGAAAACTGATCGATAA
- a CDS encoding clostripain-related cysteine peptidase codes for MVKKRVNRHLLAWALRGILTLVLVIAAGCTPGVMPPRPDGRGGDWTVMVFLSADNDLERFGWEDLREMEMVGSTSRVNIVVQFDTYTGPAKRYHVMRTPHQSYLTAVSSPVLQELGEVNMGDPVTLVDFVRFATERFPARHYALVVWSHGSGFKEVARNISFDDSAFRDSITIPELGWALSQATTYTRGPLEFLSLDACLMNLVEVAYEVRPYARVMVASQDNVPPEGLDYQGWLSRLIADPALDGFALAQAAADTYLAYFAYAPVTQSVIDLGRIGSLAQALDRFAREVVTDRWTSRSVYVDVGNTAVFFQGDYDYIDLIDFLILILGDERITNPQVRVAAQEALAQAQAAVFYNRAGGFLAGRAQGISIYFPYRVYHLGYDQLAFARDTAWDDMLRYLGIGRRGAGDYGAPATTGRGS; via the coding sequence GTGGTAAAGAAGCGCGTGAATCGCCATCTGTTAGCTTGGGCCCTCCGGGGTATTCTCACCCTCGTTCTGGTCATCGCCGCCGGCTGCACCCCCGGGGTCATGCCCCCCCGTCCCGACGGCCGGGGCGGCGACTGGACCGTCATGGTCTTTCTCAGCGCGGATAACGACCTGGAAAGGTTCGGCTGGGAGGATCTCCGGGAGATGGAGATGGTCGGTTCCACTTCCCGGGTCAACATCGTGGTTCAGTTTGACACTTACACTGGACCAGCCAAACGCTATCATGTAATGCGAACCCCGCATCAGTCCTATCTGACCGCCGTCTCCTCGCCGGTTCTCCAGGAATTAGGCGAGGTGAACATGGGTGACCCCGTCACCCTCGTCGATTTCGTCCGCTTTGCGACCGAACGGTTTCCGGCCCGCCACTACGCCCTCGTGGTCTGGAGCCACGGCAGCGGTTTCAAGGAAGTGGCGCGCAACATCTCCTTTGACGACTCTGCCTTCCGGGATTCCATCACCATTCCGGAACTGGGTTGGGCGCTTTCCCAGGCTACCACCTACACCAGGGGTCCCTTGGAATTTTTGAGTCTTGACGCCTGCCTGATGAACCTGGTAGAGGTCGCCTACGAGGTCCGGCCCTATGCCCGGGTCATGGTCGCTTCCCAGGATAACGTACCGCCTGAGGGATTGGACTACCAGGGCTGGCTCTCCCGCCTGATCGCCGATCCGGCGTTGGACGGGTTTGCACTGGCTCAGGCGGCGGCGGACACCTATTTAGCTTATTTCGCCTATGCTCCCGTCACCCAATCGGTGATCGATCTTGGCCGGATCGGCAGCCTGGCCCAGGCGCTCGACCGTTTCGCCCGGGAGGTGGTGACCGACCGGTGGACGTCCCGGTCGGTGTACGTCGATGTCGGAAACACCGCGGTTTTTTTCCAGGGGGATTACGATTATATTGATCTGATCGATTTTCTGATCCTGATCTTGGGTGATGAGCGGATCACCAATCCCCAGGTCCGGGTGGCGGCCCAGGAGGCTCTGGCCCAAGCCCAGGCGGCCGTCTTCTACAACCGGGCCGGGGGTTTTCTGGCCGGGAGAGCCCAGGGGATCAGCATTTATTTTCCTTACAGAGTCTATCACCTTGGGTATGATCAACTTGCCTTTGCCCGGGACACGGCTTGGGACGATATGTTAAGATACTTGGGGATAGGGCGGAGGGGCGCCGGCGACTACGGGGCGCCGGCGACTACGGGGCGGGGTAGCTGA